Proteins from a genomic interval of Chryseobacterium indologenes:
- a CDS encoding DUF1304 domain-containing protein, translating into MEVVAKILIAVVAIEHLYILWMEMFAWETKGKEVFKAALPAEMFRPTKGLAANQGLYNGFLAAGLIWSFLIKDPQWQTNVALFFLGCVAVAGIYGAVSATKKYIFVQALPAILAIIAVLLQ; encoded by the coding sequence ATGGAAGTCGTTGCTAAAATTCTGATCGCCGTCGTTGCAATCGAACACCTTTACATTCTCTGGATGGAAATGTTTGCCTGGGAAACCAAGGGCAAAGAAGTATTCAAAGCGGCTTTACCTGCCGAAATGTTCAGACCTACCAAAGGATTGGCTGCCAATCAGGGGTTGTATAACGGTTTTTTAGCCGCCGGATTGATCTGGTCGTTTCTGATTAAAGATCCTCAATGGCAAACAAATGTAGCCTTGTTCTTTTTGGGATGTGTTGCCGTTGCCGGAATCTATGGAGCGGTGTCTGCTACTAAAAAATATATTTTTGTCCAGGCTCTCCCTGCTATTTTGGCAATTATTGCTGTTTTATTGCAATAA
- a CDS encoding proline/glycine betaine ABC transporter permease, producing MNKTIDIGQYVETAINWLTENGKPVFDIIKHVGNASIMGIEWVLINTPFYVIILFVTLLALWKAGKAVAVVTLTGLSLIFLMGLWKETMETLALIFVSTLTALVISIPLGILAAKNTIAAKIIRPLLDLMQTMPAFVYLIPAVLFFSIGKVPGAFATIIFAMPPAVRLTTLGIESVPKDIVEAARAFGATSRQILFKVELPLAMKTILTGINQTILLSLSMVVIAGMIAAGGLGEKVLEGINNLDIGLGFESGLSVVILAIILDRITQGFVKKKQ from the coding sequence ATGAATAAAACTATAGATATAGGTCAATATGTAGAAACTGCAATCAATTGGCTCACAGAAAACGGAAAACCTGTATTTGACATTATAAAACATGTAGGAAATGCCTCTATCATGGGGATTGAATGGGTGCTGATCAACACACCTTTCTATGTCATTATCCTATTTGTTACTTTACTGGCCTTATGGAAAGCCGGAAAAGCAGTTGCCGTTGTCACTTTAACAGGATTAAGTTTAATCTTTTTAATGGGATTATGGAAAGAAACCATGGAAACCCTGGCTCTTATTTTTGTATCAACCCTTACCGCTCTGGTCATTTCCATCCCTCTTGGAATTTTGGCAGCAAAAAATACAATAGCAGCAAAAATCATCCGTCCTTTACTTGATTTGATGCAGACAATGCCCGCATTTGTCTACCTGATTCCTGCCGTGCTGTTCTTCAGTATCGGGAAAGTTCCGGGTGCTTTTGCGACGATTATTTTTGCCATGCCACCGGCTGTACGATTAACAACATTAGGAATTGAATCTGTTCCTAAAGATATCGTGGAAGCTGCCAGAGCTTTTGGGGCGACCAGCCGTCAGATTCTTTTTAAAGTTGAACTGCCTTTAGCAATGAAGACTATTTTAACAGGGATCAATCAAACCATACTTTTATCATTATCCATGGTAGTGATTGCCGGAATGATTGCCGCAGGCGGTCTCGGTGAAAAAGTGCTGGAAGGAATTAATAACCTGGATATCGGATTAGGATTTGAAAGTGGACTGTCTGTTGTGATCCTGGCCATTATCCTAGATCGTATTACCCAGGGATTTGTAAAGAAAAAGCAATAA
- a CDS encoding carboxymuconolactone decarboxylase family protein: protein MSARLNIAAVESAAYKAMMGLEGYLQTTSLTHIQKELIKIRASQINKCAFCLDMHTKDAIKYGENPQRIFILNGWTEAKEFFTEEEQVLLAMTEEITLISHAGLTEDTYQKAAAVFSEKQIAEIIMAIVTINAWNRIAVSTHMPIAK from the coding sequence ATGAGTGCAAGACTAAATATTGCAGCAGTGGAATCCGCAGCTTATAAAGCAATGATGGGATTGGAAGGGTATTTACAGACAACTTCTTTAACCCATATTCAAAAAGAATTAATTAAAATCAGGGCCTCGCAGATTAATAAATGTGCCTTCTGCCTCGATATGCATACTAAGGATGCCATCAAGTACGGTGAAAACCCCCAAAGAATTTTTATTCTGAACGGATGGACTGAGGCCAAAGAGTTTTTTACAGAAGAAGAACAGGTACTTCTGGCAATGACTGAAGAAATTACTCTGATCAGTCATGCAGGTTTAACGGAAGACACATACCAAAAGGCTGCAGCTGTTTTTTCTGAAAAACAGATTGCCGAAATTATCATGGCCATCGTAACCATCAATGCATGGAACAGAATTGCCGTGAGTACCCATATGCCGATAGCAAAGTAA
- a CDS encoding cyclase family protein, translating to MKKNLIKIFGLITLLTINSITLKAQTLVNPEDKSWYPSAYGARDEIGAANLLTPEVVKQALGLVKQGKTLALAVPIDKNLPAFRHRSFNLYNIQPGEQGGKSIGPNKFTFNDELVNGWTGVGTQLNGIGHIGIDNVYYNGNKATDFVTVEGVKKLGVEKVPPFVTRGVVLDMVAHYGKAIVPGGTEFTVDDIKAVLKKQGLTLRKGDVILFNTGWLELIGKDNKQFLETEPGIGMDAAKWLADQGIVAFGGDTWASEVYPNPKSKEEFPINQYMLAKKGIYNLELIDSRPLVKQKIWEFLFVLGQPLYVGSTQVNVNPVAIY from the coding sequence ATGAAAAAGAACCTGATCAAAATATTCGGGTTAATAACCCTATTGACCATCAACAGTATTACATTAAAAGCTCAAACGCTTGTAAATCCTGAAGATAAATCATGGTATCCGTCAGCTTACGGAGCCCGGGATGAAATCGGAGCAGCCAATTTATTAACTCCTGAAGTGGTAAAACAAGCTTTAGGATTGGTAAAACAGGGCAAAACGTTGGCTCTTGCCGTTCCTATTGATAAAAATCTTCCCGCTTTCAGACACAGAAGTTTTAACCTGTACAATATTCAACCCGGAGAACAGGGCGGAAAAAGTATTGGTCCTAATAAATTTACCTTCAATGACGAGTTGGTGAATGGATGGACCGGTGTAGGAACTCAGCTTAACGGGATCGGGCATATCGGTATTGATAATGTGTATTATAACGGAAATAAAGCGACAGACTTTGTAACGGTAGAAGGCGTAAAAAAACTGGGTGTTGAAAAAGTACCTCCTTTTGTGACCAGAGGTGTAGTTCTTGATATGGTAGCCCATTACGGAAAAGCAATTGTACCCGGTGGAACAGAATTTACCGTAGATGATATTAAAGCTGTTTTAAAGAAACAAGGGCTTACTTTAAGAAAAGGAGATGTTATCCTTTTCAATACAGGATGGCTTGAATTGATAGGTAAAGACAATAAACAATTCCTGGAAACTGAACCGGGAATCGGAATGGATGCTGCCAAATGGCTGGCTGACCAAGGAATTGTTGCTTTTGGTGGGGACACCTGGGCTTCTGAGGTATATCCCAATCCAAAAAGCAAAGAAGAATTTCCGATCAACCAATATATGTTGGCTAAAAAAGGAATTTACAATTTAGAATTGATCGACAGCCGCCCGCTGGTTAAACAAAAGATATGGGAATTCCTTTTTGTATTGGGGCAACCGCTGTATGTAGGTTCCACTCAGGTGAATGTTAATCCTGTTGCTATTTATTAA
- a CDS encoding aldo/keto reductase, with translation MEYRKLGNTDLELSTITHGAFAIGGNMWGGNEKKDSINSIHASLDHGVTSIDTAPFYGFGLSEEMIGEAIKGKDRSKIQLLTKFGLVWDGSNNGKGEFFFDAEDEGKVIPVYKFASKENIIKEVEESLKRLGTDYIDLLQLHWPDSTTAISETMEAMELLIQQGKVRAAGVSNYNVAQMEEASRTLKLASNQVSYSMLNRAIENDLVPYSLENNSGIIVYSPMERGLLTGKYFKNNKLKDNDHRNGYFSQFDLHKVKTFLEKIEPIAQEKGASLSQLVLRWTTLQPAITVVLAGARNAEQAIDNAKTMDIKLSQEELNFINSALSEI, from the coding sequence ATGGAATATAGAAAATTAGGAAACACAGATTTGGAATTATCAACCATCACACACGGCGCTTTTGCGATCGGCGGAAATATGTGGGGAGGTAATGAAAAGAAAGATTCTATCAATTCTATCCACGCATCATTAGATCATGGGGTAACTTCAATCGATACGGCACCTTTCTATGGTTTCGGGTTAAGTGAAGAAATGATTGGTGAAGCGATTAAAGGTAAAGACCGTTCAAAAATCCAGTTACTGACTAAATTCGGTTTGGTTTGGGACGGCAGCAATAACGGAAAAGGAGAGTTTTTCTTCGACGCTGAAGATGAAGGAAAAGTCATTCCTGTTTACAAATTTGCGTCTAAAGAAAACATCATCAAAGAAGTTGAAGAAAGTTTAAAGAGACTGGGAACAGATTATATCGATCTTTTACAACTTCACTGGCCGGACAGCACAACTGCCATCAGTGAAACAATGGAAGCTATGGAATTACTGATTCAGCAAGGAAAAGTACGTGCAGCCGGAGTAAGTAATTATAATGTGGCACAAATGGAAGAGGCCAGCAGAACTTTGAAATTAGCGAGCAACCAGGTTTCTTACAGCATGCTGAACCGAGCTATTGAAAACGACCTTGTTCCTTATTCTTTAGAAAACAATTCAGGAATCATTGTCTATAGCCCCATGGAAAGAGGTCTTCTAACGGGTAAATATTTTAAAAACAACAAACTAAAAGACAACGACCACAGAAACGGATATTTCTCTCAGTTTGATTTACATAAAGTAAAAACTTTCCTGGAAAAAATAGAACCGATCGCTCAGGAAAAAGGGGCAAGCCTTTCTCAATTGGTATTAAGATGGACTACATTACAGCCAGCCATCACCGTTGTACTGGCGGGAGCAAGAAATGCAGAACAAGCCATCGACAATGCCAAAACAATGGACATCAAACTTTCTCAGGAAGAATTGAACTTCATCAATTCCGCTTTGAGCGAGATTTAA
- a CDS encoding glycine betaine/L-proline ABC transporter ATP-binding protein, with product MEKNENGRKVKLKVEDLTIIFGKNKEKAQELLDKGFSKKEILEKTGCTVGINKASFEIYEGEFFVIMGLSGSGKSTLLRCLNRLNEPTSGKVYINDDDITGKNNKELLQVRRTEMSMVFQKFGLLPHHTILDNAGFGLEIRGESKASRDEKAQKALDIVGLNGFENQYPSQLSGGMQQRVGLARALANDPEVLLMDEAFSALDPLIKSEMQDQMLELQNTLQKTIVFITHDLDEAIKIGDRIVIMKDGVIEQIGTAEDILTNPASDYVKAFVEKVDRKTIITARSLMFDKATVVRFRKDGPEGALRKMRTTGLENLPVVDFQNKFLGFVTLNDVVRIAKKKEPTVESIINSNVPSVYPEVTVEEMLPLISGSKSAIAVIDENNKFLGLVTQLSLVIEATKFNEEEIIELKEIANNQ from the coding sequence ATGGAAAAAAATGAAAACGGTAGAAAAGTAAAACTTAAAGTTGAAGATCTGACGATTATTTTTGGTAAAAACAAAGAAAAAGCACAGGAACTTTTAGACAAAGGTTTTTCCAAAAAAGAAATTCTTGAAAAAACAGGCTGTACCGTTGGGATCAACAAAGCAAGTTTTGAAATCTATGAAGGTGAATTCTTTGTCATCATGGGATTGTCAGGAAGCGGAAAATCTACCCTGCTGCGCTGTCTCAACAGGCTTAATGAGCCTACATCGGGAAAAGTATACATCAATGACGATGATATCACCGGTAAAAATAATAAAGAACTGCTGCAAGTAAGAAGAACGGAAATGAGTATGGTATTCCAGAAGTTCGGATTATTGCCTCATCACACTATTTTAGATAATGCCGGCTTCGGACTTGAAATCAGAGGAGAAAGCAAGGCCTCACGCGATGAAAAAGCACAAAAAGCACTGGATATTGTTGGATTAAACGGTTTTGAAAATCAGTATCCTTCCCAACTTTCAGGAGGAATGCAGCAAAGAGTAGGATTAGCAAGAGCTTTGGCCAACGATCCTGAAGTTCTGCTTATGGATGAAGCTTTCTCGGCACTGGACCCTTTGATAAAATCTGAAATGCAGGACCAAATGCTTGAACTGCAAAATACCCTGCAAAAAACCATTGTTTTCATTACCCATGATCTTGACGAAGCCATTAAAATTGGGGATCGTATCGTGATTATGAAAGACGGAGTCATAGAACAGATAGGAACAGCTGAAGATATTCTGACCAATCCTGCCAGTGACTATGTAAAGGCCTTTGTGGAAAAAGTAGACCGTAAGACCATCATCACTGCAAGATCGTTGATGTTCGACAAAGCAACAGTGGTACGTTTCAGAAAAGACGGTCCTGAAGGAGCTTTAAGAAAAATGAGAACAACCGGACTGGAAAATTTACCAGTCGTCGATTTTCAAAATAAATTCCTGGGCTTTGTAACCCTTAATGATGTCGTCCGCATTGCCAAAAAGAAAGAACCGACCGTGGAATCAATTATCAACAGTAATGTTCCGTCAGTATATCCTGAAGTTACCGTAGAAGAAATGCTCCCGTTGATTTCCGGAAGTAAATCCGCCATTGCTGTAATAGATGAAAACAACAAATTTCTAGGTCTTGTGACTCAGTTATCTCTGGTCATAGAAGCAACCAAGTTTAACGAAGAAGAGATCATTGAATTAAAAGAAATCGCAAACAATCAATAA
- a CDS encoding antibiotic biosynthesis monooxygenase translates to MKIHLTAVIKAKEEHRSEVFEVLQNMVKETRKEEACELYNLHQGIEDKNHFVFYEIWKSEEGLAQHNEQPYIKAFGALVDEKLQEVPQIYITHLI, encoded by the coding sequence TAACCGCAGTTATTAAAGCCAAAGAAGAACACCGTTCAGAAGTATTCGAAGTTCTTCAGAATATGGTAAAAGAGACAAGAAAAGAAGAAGCTTGTGAACTGTACAACCTTCACCAGGGAATTGAGGATAAAAATCACTTTGTGTTCTATGAAATCTGGAAAAGTGAAGAAGGATTGGCACAACATAATGAGCAGCCTTATATTAAAGCTTTCGGAGCTTTGGTTGATGAAAAACTTCAGGAAGTACCTCAGATTTACATCACCCATCTTATTTAA
- a CDS encoding VOC family protein produces the protein MENKTKGFTRANHVGITVKNLEKSIAFYEALTGTKVSNVDEIGGERMAKTQGLTDTKIKYANLHLDNLNLDILEYVIPESEQASYSNNQISAMHLCFEVDSIDEAMQRLKEIGVEPDGEPIVFEEADGLKSGYGTAVAYFRDPDGTNLEIIAPQGPFKRKNP, from the coding sequence ATGGAAAACAAAACAAAAGGTTTTACACGTGCCAACCACGTAGGAATCACGGTAAAAAATTTAGAAAAATCAATTGCTTTTTATGAAGCATTGACCGGAACCAAAGTTTCCAACGTAGACGAAATTGGTGGTGAAAGAATGGCAAAAACACAAGGTCTCACTGATACCAAAATCAAATATGCCAATCTGCACCTTGATAATCTTAACCTTGATATTCTTGAATATGTAATCCCGGAATCTGAACAGGCATCTTATTCCAACAATCAGATCAGTGCGATGCACCTTTGCTTCGAAGTAGACAGCATTGATGAAGCAATGCAAAGATTAAAGGAGATAGGTGTAGAACCTGATGGAGAACCTATCGTATTTGAAGAAGCAGACGGGCTAAAATCAGGATATGGAACTGCAGTTGCTTATTTCAGAGATCCGGACGGAACCAATCTTGAAATTATCGCTCCGCAAGGTCCATTCAAAAGAAAAAACCCGTAA
- a CDS encoding Crp/Fnr family transcriptional regulator: protein MDNFKAHLNKFIAVTDEEYNSIFSFFEVVKVNKKQNLMQEGEVCRNMYFVVEGCLRKYFINEKGVEHTTQFAIENWWVTDTFAYERQLQTDFNIQSVEKSTILVIDFKSQESLLKKHPVMEKYFRIIYQRAYAASERKLRYLTEYSREELYVHFSTLYPWFIQRIPQYLIASFLGFTPEYLSEIKAKLRS from the coding sequence ATGGATAATTTCAAGGCACATTTAAACAAGTTCATTGCGGTAACTGACGAAGAGTACAATTCAATTTTTTCATTCTTCGAAGTCGTAAAGGTGAATAAAAAACAAAACCTGATGCAGGAAGGTGAGGTTTGCAGGAATATGTATTTTGTGGTGGAAGGTTGCCTGAGAAAATATTTTATTAATGAAAAAGGAGTAGAACATACGACACAGTTTGCCATTGAAAACTGGTGGGTTACCGATACCTTCGCTTATGAGAGACAGTTGCAGACGGATTTTAATATTCAGTCTGTGGAAAAGTCTACCATTCTTGTTATTGATTTTAAAAGTCAGGAATCATTATTAAAGAAGCATCCTGTCATGGAAAAATATTTCAGAATCATATACCAAAGGGCTTATGCAGCTTCTGAAAGAAAACTCCGTTATCTGACGGAATATTCGAGAGAGGAACTGTATGTTCATTTCAGCACGCTGTATCCATGGTTTATTCAAAGAATTCCTCAATATCTTATCGCTTCTTTTCTGGGTTTCACACCGGAATATTTAAGTGAAATTAAAGCAAAATTACGTTCTTAA
- a CDS encoding DoxX family protein, which translates to MTDTKNQFPQLFLRLALGLTMLSAVADRFGWWSKENSAWGNMSSFEDYTRQLTFFLPASLSTFSAYAATFLEILLPVMLILGFKTKIAAYGTSILLLIFALSMSVALGVKAPLNYSVWVGSAASLLLAVQQHYSLSIDQLTKK; encoded by the coding sequence ATGACAGATACCAAAAATCAATTTCCACAGCTGTTTTTAAGACTTGCTCTCGGACTCACCATGCTTTCAGCAGTGGCCGATCGCTTCGGATGGTGGAGTAAAGAAAATTCTGCCTGGGGAAATATGAGCAGCTTTGAAGACTATACAAGACAACTGACTTTTTTTCTTCCTGCGTCTTTAAGCACTTTCTCAGCATACGCCGCTACATTTCTCGAAATACTACTTCCAGTGATGTTGATTCTTGGATTTAAAACCAAAATTGCCGCGTACGGAACCAGTATTTTACTATTGATTTTTGCCTTGTCAATGTCTGTTGCATTGGGCGTAAAGGCTCCGCTTAACTACTCTGTATGGGTAGGCAGTGCGGCATCACTCTTGCTGGCAGTTCAGCAACACTATTCTTTAAGTATAGATCAATTAACCAAAAAATAA